The following proteins are encoded in a genomic region of Magallana gigas chromosome 1, xbMagGiga1.1, whole genome shotgun sequence:
- the LOC136269964 gene encoding receptor-type tyrosine-protein phosphatase epsilon-like — MNYSAYNTEQVDLCIYQNVEENKTNGVKVCTNTSTQDVRKSKFDIDNMDIDGNIRKKIMYGDMCWKAKTNRGVNINNFEKIIGENSENEDDGFKKEYKSLPYGERYQCKTGILPENVQKNRFKTTYTYDHSRVILTNRQQDYINANYIDGTENPDVYIAAQGPKKNTLEDFWFMIWQENIEQIVMLTNLKEKARTKCVQYWPDLEMEMSCDFLGLYTTEECLYENYVIRKLKVSHARQNESRMITQYHYTAWPDHGTPDPLCLLSFHGHLKRTKPSRNLGPILVHCSAGIGRTGTFIAIDALYEEGQKTGIVYIADYVTKMREKRMNMVQTYEQYKTIYLTLYEMFKEPNTCHNTGNSIQNLQTIKNTIRSMYCELEGGSRDASSRLASLHKENGYKMMSEEGVTQS, encoded by the exons ATGAACTACT cTGCATATAACACAGAACAAGTTGATTTATGCATTTATCAGAatgtagaagaaaacaaaactaacgggGTTAAAGTTTGTACTAACACTTCAACTCAAGATGtcagaaaatcaaaatttgatatcGACAACATGGATATTGATGGAAACATTCGAAAGAAAATTATGTATGGGGATATGTGCTGGAAAGCCAAAACAAATAGGGGtgttaatataaacaacttCGAAAAGATAATTGGTGAAAACTCGGAAAATGAAGACGAtggttttaaaaaggaatataaG TCATTGCCGTACGGAGAAAGATATCAATGTAAGACGGGAATACTTCCTGAAAATGTCCAAAAGAACAGATTCAAAACAACCTACACAT ATGACCACTCGAGAGTAATTTTAACTAACAGACAACAAGACTATATCAACGCTAATTACATTGAC GGAACGGAAAACCCGGATGTCTACATTGCAGCACAAG GACCTAAGAAAAACACGCTGGAAGACTTTTGGTTCATGATATGGCAAGAAAACATAGAGCAGATAGTTATGTTAACTAACCTTAAGGAAAAAGCAAGG ACAAAATGTGTCCAGTATTGGCCAGACCTAGAAATGGAGATGAGTTGTGACTTTCTCGGACTATATACCACTGAGGAATGTCTTTACGAAAATTATGTTATTCGAAAACTAAAAGTATCACACGCAAGG CAAAATGAAAGTAGAATGATCACCCAGTATCACTACACCGCCTGGCCGGATCACGGTACACCCGATCCGCTTTGTCTTTTATCATTCCACGGCCATCTTAAAAGAACAAAACCGTCAAGGAATTTAGGCCCAATTCTAGTTCATTGCAG TGCTGGAATTGGAAGAACAGGAACCTTCATAGCAATCGATGCCCTGTACGAAGAAGGTCAAAAGACAGGCATAGTTTACATTGCAGATTACGTGACAAAAATGAGGGAAAAAAGAATGAATATGGTCCAAACCTAT GAACAATACAAGACAATATATCTGACCCtatatgaaatgtttaaagAACCAAATACCTGTCATAATACAGGAAATAGCATTCAAAATCTCCAGACCATTAAGAATACAATTAGGTCGATGTATTGTGAGTTAGAAGGAGGTTCAAG AGATGCTTCATCCCGTTTGGCTTCACTACACAAAGAAAACGGTTACAAAATGATGTCAGAAGAAGGAGTTACACAATCGTAG